CGTTTGCGGCCTATCGCTATCTCACGCAGGTGCGTGGTCTGACGGTGCGGATGACCGGCGTCGACAGCAAGGCCCAGTCGCGGGAACACAACTCAGCAGTCGCCGAATCACTCGGCGCAGCAAGTGATTTCGAGTTTGTTGAGGCGTTCATCGGCGAAGCCGAGATCGCTGCCCCTCCTCATCTGGTGATGGCATTGCACGCCTGCGATACCGCGACCGATGATGCGCTGGCTCAAGCCGTGCGCTGGTCGGCTCCGGTCCTCGTGACCGCGCCGTGCTGTCATCACGACATCCAACGCCAGTTGGATTCTGGCGACGTGCCCCCGGCATATCGACTCGTGGCTCGCCATGGAATCTTGCGCGAGCGCATGGCGGATGTCCTCACCGACACCTTTCGAGCGGCACTCCTGCGGCAGCACGGGTATCGCGCCGAGGTCATGGAGTTCGTCGACAGCAAGCACACGCCGCGCAATGCCCTCATCCGAGCCGTACGCACCGGCGCGCCGGCCAGCGCGCAGGATCGGGCCGCGTATCAAGACCTTCGCGATCAATGGCAAGTCGAGCCCCGCTTGGAGGTTCTGCTGCGCGAGCATCCCAGTTCGTGAAGACTGACGCTGTGACTGCCCACTCCCCACCTGCCGATTTGGTGTGGCATTACACCGACGCGCCTGGCCTGCTCGCGATCCTCGGCAGCCACACGTTATGGGCCACTTCATCGGCTTTCCTCAATGATCGCCAGGAAGTTCGCCTCGGAGGTGAGGTGGTCTTTCGGCAGGTCCGTGAGCTGGCGGGTTCGCTCGACGGCCCGTGGTCGGAGTTGCTGACGCAGCGCACGGCACGCGCCCGCGAGGACGGCGACCTGCCGAGTAGTTCGTACTACTTCATCCTCAGCGCATCCCAGTCCGGTGACTCACTGGCTATGTGGCGGTTGTACGGCGGCACCCAGGAGTCCTACGCCATCGGCCTGGACCCGGCCGCGCCATTGGGAATCCTGTCCACCACCGGTGTCACCGCTTCGCCGCACCGGGAGGGCTCGGATGTCACCGTGACCGATCGCGGCGAACTCCTCCGCCGAGTGCCGTGGAAGCCAGTCCGCTACCAGCCCGCCGCGCAGGAGACACTGGTCAAGGAGGTGGTGGACCAACTGCCTGACCAACTCGACTCGCTTCGCGATCTGTCCGCAGATGGCGACCGCCCCGGCTCGTTGCCCGAGCCCATTGGGGACATCCTCAATAAGCTCACCGAGGCGATGTTGCTGATCAAACACGAGGGATTCACTGACGAGCGCGAGACGCGGCTGTCACTGGTGGTACGCCAACTCCCGTCGGCCGCAGCCGAATCCGATGTCGTGCGATATCGCGCCACCGCATACGGCATCGCGCCGTACGTCGCCGTCACGGGAGTTTCGTCCGAGGACAATGTGGTGGTGTCTACTGCCCATCACCTACCGATTCGCGCGGTGGCCATCTCGCCATCGCCGAACGGCCAGGAGGCCGAGACATCCGTACGCCACCTGCTTGCCTCGCGCGGCTATCCCGACGTGACGGTGAGCCGCTCGGCCATCCCGTTCCGAGCTGGCTAAGGGCTGACCTCAGACGCCGGTTCACACGGCCGAATCAAGGGCCTTCCAGTCGATGCCGGCGGGCGCCCGCTCGACCACGGTCTGCAGCATTCCGAGGCGGGCGGCACGCAACGCCTCGTCTTCTGCCATGACCAGCACCTCATCAAAAAAGCCCCGTAGCGGGTCAACCAGTGCGCCGGCGTCCGGCAGCCACTCGCGCAGCCCACCACTGGAGTGGTCTGGGAGCGCATCGACAGCATCCGCAAGCACCAACTCAGATGGCTCGGTTAGTGCACTGCGCTCGTAGGTGGCCGCGGTGCCGCTCGGAACGATCCGAGTGATCCGCTGGACGGCCTCCACGGTGGGTGCGAACGCCTCGTCGTGCCGCACCGAATCGATATCTGCCAGCGCACGGTCCACTGTTCCCGGCGATGCAGACAGCGCCGCGAGCGCATCGACCAGACCCGCGGGAACACCCTCGTCGCGAAGCACCTGAGCAAAGCGCCCACGGACGAACTCCGTTGCGTCCTCGACTGATTCGTCGCTGACTTCGACGCCTTGGGTACGCAGTCGGTCGGCGGCGGCCCGCAATCCGGAGTCCACCGTCATAGCCGAGAAAGCGTCGAGCCCACGCAGGATCGCCACCACACCAAGGGCCGCGCGGCGAAGGGCGAACGGGTCGGATGAACCGGTCGGCTTGGCGCCGATCGCAAACATCGCAGCGAGGAGATCGAAACGGTCAGCAAGCGCCAACAGCGCGCCGGGTTTGGACTGTGGCAGCGCATCGCCCGCCTGACGCGGCAACTCCATCTCCCAGAGCGCCTCCGCCACTTCGGCGGATTCGCCTGCCCGCGTGGCGTATTCGCGGGCCATCGTTCCGGCGAGCGACGACAACTCGACCACCATCTGCGACGAGAGGTCGAACTTCGCCAACTGGCCTGCGCGACCCAGCGTCGACGATTCGTCGCTCGTGAGGTCGACATTGGCACTCAACGACGCGGCGATGTCGCTGATGCGGTCAGCGCGGTCAGCCATCGACCCGAGTCGATCTTCGAAAGTGAGTTTGTTGATGCCAGAGCGCAGCTCGGCCAAGTCGACCTTGAGGTCGCTGTGATAGAAGAACGCGGCGTCTTCATAGCGGGCCCTCAACACCGACTCGTTGCCTGCCCGCACCAGATCATCGTCGCAGTCGCCGTTGGCGATCGTCACGAAGTGGGCCATGAGCGCACCGGAGGAGTCGCGTACTGGCAAATAGCGCTGGTGCTTGCGCATGACCGTGGTCAGGATCTGTTCGGGCACTTCGAGGTATTTCGGTCCGAACGAGCCCACGATGCCGTGCGGCTCCTCAACCAGGTTGGTGATCTCATCGATCAGTGCGGCTTCTGCTGCGACATCGATGCTGCCGCCGACCGATGCAGCTAGCGCCTGCGCCTGGTCGACGACCTGGCCGCGCCTCACCTGTGGGTCGAGCGTCAGCCCGCGCGACTCCAGCGTTGGTCTCAACTGTCCAGCCGAAGAGATCACGACGTGTGGGGTCGCATCAGTGCGCTGAATGTACGTCGTCCGCCCGGCCCGAAGTGCTGAAACCTCTACTGGCACAACTGTTTCTCCCCAGAGAGCCACGATCCAACGGATCGGTCGGCTATAGGCCAGTTGCGGGTCGTTCCAGCGCATATTCTTGTCGGCGCGAAGGCCGCCGACGACATCCGTGATGACCTGACGTGCTACCTCCAGCACTGGGCGCCCCTGCTCGGTCACCTTCACCGCGACATGTTCGACGCCGTCGAACTCGGCCCGTACCAACTCAGCGGGATCCACCTTTTGGCCGCGCGCGAAGCCGGCGCCAGCTTTGGTCGGCTCACCGTCGGAGTCGAAGGCCGCCGTGACTTTGGGGCCCTTGCGCAGCGACTCCGCGTCAGGCTCGTGGGCCGATAAGTCGCGGATCGTCGCAACAATGCGCCGCGGCGTCCCAACCACGTCGATCTCGCCGTGCTCGAGCCTGGTCTGGCCGAGGCCTTCGGTCAGCCCCGCACGTACCTGCTCGATGGCTTGCTCCACGACGTGCGGCGGCAACTCTTCGACCCCGATCTCGAGCGCGAGGTCCTGCGCATCCGAAGGCAACTCGCGCGGCGCGATCAGGTCAGCCTCGTCCGGTTCCGGCGACTGCACCGCCGACCCGACCTGGATCTGTGGCATCTCGCTCTTGAGCAACGGGAAGTCCAACTCCGCGCGGCGTTCGACCCACAACTGGCCGATATCCCGGGAGAGCCGCCGCATCGTGGAGAAGGCCTTAGCCCGCTCGGTCGTCGACATCGCGCCGCGCGAGTCGAGCACGTTGAAGGCATGCGAACTCTTCAGGACATAGGTCCACGCCGGGACCGGGAGCCGAGCGTCGATCGCGCGCTGAGCCTCGCGGACGTAGCGCTCGTAAAGATCTTGATTCGTGCTCACGTCGGCGTCATCGAGGTAGTAGCGCGACATCTCGTACTCGACCTGGCCGAAGACTTCCCCGTAGGAGACGCCCGGCGCGTACTCCATGTCCTTGAAGTGCGTCACGCCCTGCTGGGCCATCATGATGCGCTCGATGCCGTAGGTCAGCTCGACGCTCACCGGGTCAACATTTTGCCCGCCAACCTGCTGGAAGTAGGTGAACTGAGTGATCTCCATGCCATCTAGCCACACCTCCCAGCCAAGGCCCCACGCGCCGATGGCTGGGTGCTGCCAGTTGTCCTCAACGAAGCGCACGTCGTGGGCGCCGATATCGATGCCGAGCGCCTCAAGTGATTCGAGGTAAAGCTCCTGCGGGTTGCCCGGCTCGGGCTTCAGGATCACCTGGAACTGCGTGTGCGTCTGGAGCCGGTTGGGGTTCTCGCCATAACGGCTGTCGTCGGGTCGGACCGACGGCTCGACGTACGCCACCCGCCACGGCTCGGGTCCCAACACCCGCATGACAGTGGCGGGGTTCATCGTTCCCGCGCCGACCTCCGTGTTGTAGGGCTGGACCACCATGCAGCCACGGTCGGTCCAGAACTTCTGCAGGCGAATGAGGGCTTCTTGCACGGTCAGCACCCGCCAAGGCTACCCAGCACCAGCATCAGCACCACGGACCGGGCTTAGTATCCCGGCCATGGGGAAATTCGTGCCGTTGCGTGAGCGCACCGGATGGATGCGCTTCTGCTGCGTGGCGCTTCTGGTGGGGTCGCTTGGGATGCTGACTTGGTCGGCAATTCAGGCGGCCCGAACGTTTGCGTTTCAGCAGTCGAGCACCGAGGTCACGGGCACCGTCGTCGACGTCCGCCGATACGCAAGCGATCGCACCCGGTCGGGCCAGTCCAAGCATTGGACAAAAGACATCACGTTTGAATACGTCGTGCGCGACAACACCGAGCGTGGGGTCTGGGTGAATGACGACCGCAACTGGACCACGGGGCAACGACAGTCGCTTCTGGTCGACCCGAGCGAGCCAACAAAACCGCGACTAGCGGGCACCTGGGGCCTCTACCGCGACGCCTTTACCTACGCTGGCCTGGCCGTCGTCCTGGCGCTATGCGCCCCGCTGGTGTGGGCGGTCCTGGGCCATGTCAGGTCGCGTGGTCAGAGTCGGCGCTCCCACACCCGCAGGTAGCCCTCCGGCTCATATCCCAGATCGCGGTTCACCGCGAGCATGTGCGTGTTGTCATCAGCGTTCCAGGTGGGGATGCGCGCAACCTCCGGGCAGGCGTCCATCAACTCAAGCGCGGCTGCGGCCTTCAACCGCACGCCGAGTCGGTAGCCGCGGGCCTCGCGCAACACGAGGGTGTCTTGTTGGTACGCCAGGCTCGGGTCGTGCGCTGTGACGTGCAGGACGGTGAACCCCACCAGTCGTCCCGTGCTCAGGTCTCGCGCCACCACCGTCAGGATGCGGCGGCCCGAATCGACCGCCCACTGGCAGTCCCCCGCCACCCGGGCGGCATCCCACGCCTCTTCCTCCTGGGTCGTATCTCCTTGTGGCGCATCGGTACTCATGCGCTGCTCAAGCACCGCAAGATCGTCCAGCCACTCGGTCGGCGGCATCTCCCACGCAACCTCGATCGCGAACGCGGCGGCGTCCTCGACTCCCTCACCGCTCGCAAATATCTGCAGTGGCCCTCGAGGGGCTGGCAGCCTCATCACGCTGCGGGTCATGGTCTGCGCCGCGACGAAGTCATGTCGCGTCGCGAACTCCTCCCCGTGTTCGTCGTGGCCGCCGACCGTCCACTCGGTGTCGACACGAACGACCGTTCGCCCGTCACGTGATGCTGTCCCGAGCGCGTCCTCCAGCAATGCCGTTCCAACTCCCCGCCTGCGATGCCCCGGGTGCACTGCAAGCATGAGCAGCGCCAGGTGCGGGTTGTCCTTCGCGGGCATCGCCATGAAACACATGCCAGCCGCATGACCCTCGACCTCGGCCAATCGATCCACAAAGTGGTATGTGCCGCCACGTCGACGGCCACGCACCTCATCCTCGGTCCAGCCACTGTGCTCATCGCCCCAGATCGCCCGCGAGCTCTCGGTATGCATCTCGATCGCCGCGCGCAACCGAGCCTGCTGCTCCGGGTCCTCTGACAACGCATCAATGGGCACTACCTCGACGTGGCTCATAGGGCGAATCGTGGCAGTACGGCACCCAGTCCTCAAGGCATTTTCTTGCCTGGTGCAGCCCTGGCGCCGCCCGGCAACCCTGGACAGCCACCTCAGTCTGGGTATACGTTCGCAGGGCGGAATCATATTGGGCCTAAACGGAGTTGGCCCTTGAAGTCAGCGCTGTGATCACGGGCGGCACAGCGTCACCGCCGCGGAATCTGCGCCGTTCGCGACGTACCTCTTCGGAAGCGTCGCGGGGCTTCGCTGCCACGAAGCCAGAGCCGCGAAACCTGTACCAG
The nucleotide sequence above comes from Demetria terragena DSM 11295. Encoded proteins:
- a CDS encoding glycine--tRNA ligase, yielding MLTVQEALIRLQKFWTDRGCMVVQPYNTEVGAGTMNPATVMRVLGPEPWRVAYVEPSVRPDDSRYGENPNRLQTHTQFQVILKPEPGNPQELYLESLEALGIDIGAHDVRFVEDNWQHPAIGAWGLGWEVWLDGMEITQFTYFQQVGGQNVDPVSVELTYGIERIMMAQQGVTHFKDMEYAPGVSYGEVFGQVEYEMSRYYLDDADVSTNQDLYERYVREAQRAIDARLPVPAWTYVLKSSHAFNVLDSRGAMSTTERAKAFSTMRRLSRDIGQLWVERRAELDFPLLKSEMPQIQVGSAVQSPEPDEADLIAPRELPSDAQDLALEIGVEELPPHVVEQAIEQVRAGLTEGLGQTRLEHGEIDVVGTPRRIVATIRDLSAHEPDAESLRKGPKVTAAFDSDGEPTKAGAGFARGQKVDPAELVRAEFDGVEHVAVKVTEQGRPVLEVARQVITDVVGGLRADKNMRWNDPQLAYSRPIRWIVALWGETVVPVEVSALRAGRTTYIQRTDATPHVVISSAGQLRPTLESRGLTLDPQVRRGQVVDQAQALAASVGGSIDVAAEAALIDEITNLVEEPHGIVGSFGPKYLEVPEQILTTVMRKHQRYLPVRDSSGALMAHFVTIANGDCDDDLVRAGNESVLRARYEDAAFFYHSDLKVDLAELRSGINKLTFEDRLGSMADRADRISDIAASLSANVDLTSDESSTLGRAGQLAKFDLSSQMVVELSSLAGTMAREYATRAGESAEVAEALWEMELPRQAGDALPQSKPGALLALADRFDLLAAMFAIGAKPTGSSDPFALRRAALGVVAILRGLDAFSAMTVDSGLRAAADRLRTQGVEVSDESVEDATEFVRGRFAQVLRDEGVPAGLVDALAALSASPGTVDRALADIDSVRHDEAFAPTVEAVQRITRIVPSGTAATYERSALTEPSELVLADAVDALPDHSSGGLREWLPDAGALVDPLRGFFDEVLVMAEDEALRAARLGMLQTVVERAPAGIDWKALDSAV
- a CDS encoding GNAT family N-acetyltransferase; this translates as MSHVEVVPIDALSEDPEQQARLRAAIEMHTESSRAIWGDEHSGWTEDEVRGRRRGGTYHFVDRLAEVEGHAAGMCFMAMPAKDNPHLALLMLAVHPGHRRRGVGTALLEDALGTASRDGRTVVRVDTEWTVGGHDEHGEEFATRHDFVAAQTMTRSVMRLPAPRGPLQIFASGEGVEDAAAFAIEVAWEMPPTEWLDDLAVLEQRMSTDAPQGDTTQEEEAWDAARVAGDCQWAVDSGRRILTVVARDLSTGRLVGFTVLHVTAHDPSLAYQQDTLVLREARGYRLGVRLKAAAALELMDACPEVARIPTWNADDNTHMLAVNRDLGYEPEGYLRVWERRL
- a CDS encoding DUF3592 domain-containing protein, which produces MGKFVPLRERTGWMRFCCVALLVGSLGMLTWSAIQAARTFAFQQSSTEVTGTVVDVRRYASDRTRSGQSKHWTKDITFEYVVRDNTERGVWVNDDRNWTTGQRQSLLVDPSEPTKPRLAGTWGLYRDAFTYAGLAVVLALCAPLVWAVLGHVRSRGQSRRSHTRR
- a CDS encoding DUF2971 domain-containing protein — encoded protein: MKTDAVTAHSPPADLVWHYTDAPGLLAILGSHTLWATSSAFLNDRQEVRLGGEVVFRQVRELAGSLDGPWSELLTQRTARAREDGDLPSSSYYFILSASQSGDSLAMWRLYGGTQESYAIGLDPAAPLGILSTTGVTASPHREGSDVTVTDRGELLRRVPWKPVRYQPAAQETLVKEVVDQLPDQLDSLRDLSADGDRPGSLPEPIGDILNKLTEAMLLIKHEGFTDERETRLSLVVRQLPSAAAESDVVRYRATAYGIAPYVAVTGVSSEDNVVVSTAHHLPIRAVAISPSPNGQEAETSVRHLLASRGYPDVTVSRSAIPFRAG